From a single Osmerus eperlanus chromosome 8, fOsmEpe2.1, whole genome shotgun sequence genomic region:
- the LOC134025297 gene encoding calpain-3-like isoform X1 → MILWKEDLDVICGSRQHLQKDFFLYNASKAKCKSYVNLREVTDRFRLPPGEYVIIPSTFEPHQETEFILRVFSEKRSMSEEMGNTIEDNSVLNGKNRKATYEPILFVSDRSKTNKEIQQYDIEVDKKKKETKDKPKVQPPVESEQDKHFRAIFQQIAGNDMQICANELKVIMKRVLEKYNDMNTEGFSLESCRSMIALMDTDGTGKLNLNEFKQLWNKIKQWQMIFMRYDRDRFNSISSFEMRNAVNDAGFRLNNQLYNIIAMRYADEHLNIDFDSFICCFVRLEGMFRAFHAFDKEKRGTISLDVNEWLQLTMYA, encoded by the exons ATGATCCTGTGGAAGGAGGACCTTGATGTG ATATGtggtagcagacagcacctgcaaAAGGACTTCTTCCTCTACAACGCCTCCAAGGCTAAATGCAAGTCTTACGTCAACCTCCGTGAGGTGACAGACCGCTTCCGACTTCCCCCTGGGGAGTATGTGATCATCCCCTCGACTTTTGAGCCCCACCAGGAAACAGAGTTCATCCTCAGGGTCTTTTCAGAGAAGAGAAGCATGTCTGA GGAAATGGGCAACACCATCGAGGATAACAGTGTACTG AATGGCAAAAACAGGAAAGCAACATATGAG CCCATCCTCTTCGTGTCAGACAGATCAAAGACCAATAAGGAGATCCAACAGTATGACATTGAAGTAGataaaaagaagaaagagacaaaAGACAAG cccaAAGTACAACCACCAGTGGAAAGTGAGCAAGACAAACACTTCAGGGCCATCTTCCAGCAGATTGCTGGTAAT GATATGCAAATCTGTGCCAATGAACTCAAGGTGATCATGAAGCGGGTTCTAGAAAAAT ATAATGATATGAATACCGAAGGGTTCAGCTTGGAGAGTTGTAGGAGCATGATTGCTCTTATGGAT ACGGATGGGACTGGGAAACTTAATTTAAATGAGTTCAAACAACTGTGGAACAAGATTAAACAGTGGCAG ATGATCTTCATGCGCtatgatagagacagattcaattCCATCAGTAGCTTTGAGATGAGGAACGCAGTCAATGATGCAG GCTTCCGTTTGAACAACCAGCTGTACAACATCATCGCAATGCGCTATGCTGACGAACATCTTAACATCGACTTTGACAGCTTCATCTGCTGTTTTGTGAGGCTTGAGGGAATGTTCA GGGCGTTCCATGCCTTTGATAAAGAAAAACGCGGTACAATCTCACTTGACGTTAATGAG TGGCTCCAGCTGACCATGTATGCTTAG
- the LOC134025297 gene encoding calpain-3-like isoform X2: MILWKEDLDVICGSRQHLQKDFFLYNASKAKCKSYVNLREVTDRFRLPPGEYVIIPSTFEPHQETEFILRVFSEKRSMSEEMGNTIEDNSVLPILFVSDRSKTNKEIQQYDIEVDKKKKETKDKPKVQPPVESEQDKHFRAIFQQIAGNDMQICANELKVIMKRVLEKYNDMNTEGFSLESCRSMIALMDTDGTGKLNLNEFKQLWNKIKQWQMIFMRYDRDRFNSISSFEMRNAVNDAGFRLNNQLYNIIAMRYADEHLNIDFDSFICCFVRLEGMFRAFHAFDKEKRGTISLDVNEWLQLTMYA; the protein is encoded by the exons ATGATCCTGTGGAAGGAGGACCTTGATGTG ATATGtggtagcagacagcacctgcaaAAGGACTTCTTCCTCTACAACGCCTCCAAGGCTAAATGCAAGTCTTACGTCAACCTCCGTGAGGTGACAGACCGCTTCCGACTTCCCCCTGGGGAGTATGTGATCATCCCCTCGACTTTTGAGCCCCACCAGGAAACAGAGTTCATCCTCAGGGTCTTTTCAGAGAAGAGAAGCATGTCTGA GGAAATGGGCAACACCATCGAGGATAACAGTGTACTG CCCATCCTCTTCGTGTCAGACAGATCAAAGACCAATAAGGAGATCCAACAGTATGACATTGAAGTAGataaaaagaagaaagagacaaaAGACAAG cccaAAGTACAACCACCAGTGGAAAGTGAGCAAGACAAACACTTCAGGGCCATCTTCCAGCAGATTGCTGGTAAT GATATGCAAATCTGTGCCAATGAACTCAAGGTGATCATGAAGCGGGTTCTAGAAAAAT ATAATGATATGAATACCGAAGGGTTCAGCTTGGAGAGTTGTAGGAGCATGATTGCTCTTATGGAT ACGGATGGGACTGGGAAACTTAATTTAAATGAGTTCAAACAACTGTGGAACAAGATTAAACAGTGGCAG ATGATCTTCATGCGCtatgatagagacagattcaattCCATCAGTAGCTTTGAGATGAGGAACGCAGTCAATGATGCAG GCTTCCGTTTGAACAACCAGCTGTACAACATCATCGCAATGCGCTATGCTGACGAACATCTTAACATCGACTTTGACAGCTTCATCTGCTGTTTTGTGAGGCTTGAGGGAATGTTCA GGGCGTTCCATGCCTTTGATAAAGAAAAACGCGGTACAATCTCACTTGACGTTAATGAG TGGCTCCAGCTGACCATGTATGCTTAG
- the LOC134025297 gene encoding calpain-3-like isoform X3 yields the protein MGNTIEDNSVLPILFVSDRSKTNKEIQQYDIEVDKKKKETKDKPKVQPPVESEQDKHFRAIFQQIAGNDMQICANELKVIMKRVLEKYNDMNTEGFSLESCRSMIALMDTDGTGKLNLNEFKQLWNKIKQWQMIFMRYDRDRFNSISSFEMRNAVNDAGFRLNNQLYNIIAMRYADEHLNIDFDSFICCFVRLEGMFRAFHAFDKEKRGTISLDVNEWLQLTMYA from the exons ATGGGCAACACCATCGAGGATAACAGTGTACTG CCCATCCTCTTCGTGTCAGACAGATCAAAGACCAATAAGGAGATCCAACAGTATGACATTGAAGTAGataaaaagaagaaagagacaaaAGACAAG cccaAAGTACAACCACCAGTGGAAAGTGAGCAAGACAAACACTTCAGGGCCATCTTCCAGCAGATTGCTGGTAAT GATATGCAAATCTGTGCCAATGAACTCAAGGTGATCATGAAGCGGGTTCTAGAAAAAT ATAATGATATGAATACCGAAGGGTTCAGCTTGGAGAGTTGTAGGAGCATGATTGCTCTTATGGAT ACGGATGGGACTGGGAAACTTAATTTAAATGAGTTCAAACAACTGTGGAACAAGATTAAACAGTGGCAG ATGATCTTCATGCGCtatgatagagacagattcaattCCATCAGTAGCTTTGAGATGAGGAACGCAGTCAATGATGCAG GCTTCCGTTTGAACAACCAGCTGTACAACATCATCGCAATGCGCTATGCTGACGAACATCTTAACATCGACTTTGACAGCTTCATCTGCTGTTTTGTGAGGCTTGAGGGAATGTTCA GGGCGTTCCATGCCTTTGATAAAGAAAAACGCGGTACAATCTCACTTGACGTTAATGAG TGGCTCCAGCTGACCATGTATGCTTAG
- the LOC134025297 gene encoding calpain-3-like isoform X4, translating to MQICANELKVIMKRVLEKYNDMNTEGFSLESCRSMIALMDTDGTGKLNLNEFKQLWNKIKQWQMIFMRYDRDRFNSISSFEMRNAVNDAGFRLNNQLYNIIAMRYADEHLNIDFDSFICCFVRLEGMFRAFHAFDKEKRGTISLDVNEWLQLTMYA from the exons ATGCAAATCTGTGCCAATGAACTCAAGGTGATCATGAAGCGGGTTCTAGAAAAAT ATAATGATATGAATACCGAAGGGTTCAGCTTGGAGAGTTGTAGGAGCATGATTGCTCTTATGGAT ACGGATGGGACTGGGAAACTTAATTTAAATGAGTTCAAACAACTGTGGAACAAGATTAAACAGTGGCAG ATGATCTTCATGCGCtatgatagagacagattcaattCCATCAGTAGCTTTGAGATGAGGAACGCAGTCAATGATGCAG GCTTCCGTTTGAACAACCAGCTGTACAACATCATCGCAATGCGCTATGCTGACGAACATCTTAACATCGACTTTGACAGCTTCATCTGCTGTTTTGTGAGGCTTGAGGGAATGTTCA GGGCGTTCCATGCCTTTGATAAAGAAAAACGCGGTACAATCTCACTTGACGTTAATGAG TGGCTCCAGCTGACCATGTATGCTTAG